The following proteins are co-located in the Calliphora vicina chromosome 2, idCalVici1.1, whole genome shotgun sequence genome:
- the Mhc gene encoding myosin heavy chain, muscle isoform X31, which translates to MPRPIASQEDEDPSPYLFVSLEQRRIDQSKPYDSKKNCWVPDEKEGYLLGEIKATKGDIVSVSLPGGETKDFKKDQLQQVNPPKYEKAEDMSNLTYLNDASVLHNLRQRYYNKLIYTYSGLFCVAINPYKRYPVYTNRCAKMYRGKRRNEVPPHIFAISDGAYVDMLTNHVNQSMLITGESGAGKTENTKKVIAYFATVGASTKKDESQKNKGSLEDQVVQTNPVLEAFGNAKTVRNDNSSRFGKFIRIHFGPTGKLAGADIETYLLEKARVISQQSLERSYHIFYQIMSGSVAGVKDMCFLSDNIYDYYNVSQGKVTVPNMDDGEEFQLADQAFDILGFTKQEKEDVYRITAAVMHMGGMKFKQRGREEQAEQDGEEEGGRVAKLFGCDCAELYKNLLKPRIKVGNEFVTQGRNVQQVTNSIGALCKGVFDRLFKWLVKKCNETLDTKQKRQHFIGVLDIAGFEIFDFNGFEQLCINFTNEKLQQFFNHHMFVLEQEEYKKEGIDWAFIDFGMDLLACIDLIEKPMGILSILEEESMFPKATDQTFAEKLTNTHLGKSAPFQKPKPPKPGQQAAHFAIGHYAGVVSYNITGWLEKNKDPLNDTVVDQFKKSQNKLLIEIFADHPGQSGGGEQAKGGRGKKGGGFATVSSAYKEQLNSLMTTLRSTQPHFVRCIIPNEMKQPGLVDAHLVMHQLTCNGVLEGIRICRKGFPNRMVYSDFKQRYMILAPAIMVAEKQPKNAAAKCLESVGLDSDMYRIGHTKVFFRAGVLGQMEEFRDERLGKIMSWMQAWARGYLARKGFKKLQEQRVALKVVQRNLRKYLQLRTWPWYKLWQKVKPLLNVSRVEDEIARLEEKAKKAEEAHAAEVKVRKELEALNAKLLAEKTALLDSLSGEKGALQDYQERCSKLQAQKNDLENQLRDIQERLTQEEDARNQLFQQKKKGDQEVSGLKKDIEDLELSVQKAEQDKATKDHQIRNLNDEIAHQDELINKLNKEKKMQGESNQKTGEELQAAEDKINHLNKVKSKLEQTLDELEDSLEREKKLRGDIEKSKRKVEGDLKLTQEAVSDLERNKKELEQTIQRKDKELSSITAKLEDEQVVVSKHQRQIKELQARIEELEEEVEAERQARAKAEKQRADLARELEELGERLEEAGGATSAQIELNKKREAELSKLRRDLEEANIQHESTLANLRKKHNDSIAEMAEQVDQLNKLKAKAEHDRQTCHNELNQTRSACDQLSRDKAAQEKIAKQLQHTLNEVQSKLDETNRTLNDFDAAKKKLSIENSDLLRQLEEAESQVSQLSKIKISLTTQLEDTKRLADEESRERATLLGKFRNLEHDLDNLREQVEEEAEGKADLQRQLSKANAEAQIWRSKYESDGVARSEELEEAKRKLQARLAEAEETIESLNQKCIGLEKTKQRLSTEVEDLQLEVDRANAIANAAEKKQKAFDKIIGEWKLKVDDLAAELDASQKECRNYSTELFRLKGAYEEGQEQLEAVRRENKNLADEVKDLLDQIGEGGRNIHEIEKARKRLEAEKDELQAALEEAEAALEQEENKVLRAQLELSQVRQEIDRRIQEKEEEFENTRKNHQRALDSMQASLEAEAKGKAEALRMKKKLEADINELEIALDHANKANAEAQKNIKRYQQQLKDIQTALEEEQRARDDAREQLGISERRANALQNELEESRTLLEQADRGRRQAEQELADAHEQLNEVSAQNASISAAKRKLESELQTLHSDLDELLNEAKNSEEKAKKAMVDAARLADELRAEQDHAQTQEKLRKALEQQIKELQVRLDEAEANALKGGKKAIQKLEQRCRELENELDGEQRRHADAQKNLRKSERRIKELSFQSEEDRKNHERMQDLVDKLQQKIKTYKRQIEEAEEIAALNLAKFRKAQQELEEAEERADMAEQAISKFRAKGRAGSVGRGASPAPRAMSVRPQLDGMAFPPRFDLAPEDF; encoded by the exons ATGCCGCGTCCAATTGCTAGCCAAGAAGATGAGGATCCAAGCCCATACTTGTTTGTATCATTGGAACAAAGGCGTATCGATCAATCGAAACCCTATGACTCTAAGAAGAACTGTTGGGTTCCCGATGAGAAAGAGGGTTATCTCCTTGGTGAAATTAAGGCCACCAAGGGTGATATCGTCAGCGTTAGCTTGCCCGGCGGTGAG ACCAAAGATTTCAAGAAAGATCAGCTCCAACAAGTCAACCCTCCCAAATACGAGAAGGCTGAGGATATGTCCAACTTGACATACCTTAACGATGCCTCCGTACTCCATAACTTGAGACAACGTTACTACAACAAGCTTATCTAC accTACTCTGGTCTTTTCTGCGTTGCCATCAATCCCTACAAGCGTTACCCCGTATATACCAACCGTTGCGCTAAGATGTACCGTGGTAAGCGCCGTAATGAAGTGCCACCCCATATTTTCGCCATTTCTGATGGTGCCTACGTCGACATGTTGACCAACCACGTCAATCAATCTATGTTGATTACCGGTGAGTCTGGTGCTGGTAAGACTGAAAACACCAAGAAGGTAATTGCTTACTTCGCCACCGTCGGTGCCTCCACCAAGAAGGACGAATCCCAAAAGAACAAGGGTTCCTTGGAAGATCAAGTCGTACAAACCAATCCTGTTCTTGAAGCCTTCGGTAACGCCAAGACCGTCCGTAACGATAACTCTTCTCGTTTC GGTAAATTCATCCGTATTCATTTCGGCCCCACTGGTAAATTGGCTGGTGCTGATATTGAAACTT ACTTGTTGGAAAAGGCTCGTGTCATCTCCCAACAATCTTTGGAACGTTCTTACCACATTTTCTACCAGATCATGTCTGGTTCTGTTGCCGGTGTTAAAG ATATGTGCTTCTTGTCGGACAACATTTACGATTACTATAACGTATCTCAGGGTAAAGTCACTGTACCCAACATGGATGACGGTGAAGAATTCCAGCTTGCCGAT caaGCCTTCGATATCTTGGGCTTCACCAAGCAAGAAAAGGAAGATGTCTACAGAATCACCGCCGCTGTCATGCACATGGGTGGCATGAAGTTCAAGCAACGTGGTCGCGAAGAACAGGCTGAACAAGATGGTGAAGAAGAAGGTGGCCGTGTTGCCAAGTTGTTCGGTTGCGATTGCGCTGAATTGTACAAGAACTTGTTGAAACCCCGCATTAAGGTCGGTAACGAATTCGTCACCCAAGGTCGTAACGTACAACAAGTCACCAACTCCATCGGTGCTCTCTGCAAGGGTGTCTTCGATCGTCTCTTCAAATGGTTGGTCAAGAAGTGTAACGAAACTTTGGATACCAAGCAAAAACGTCAACACTTCATTGGTGTATTGGATATTGCtggttttgaaattttcgac TTCAACGGCTTTGAACAATTGTGTATCAACTTCACCAACGAGAAGTTGCAACAGTTCTTCAACCATCACATGTTTGTGTTGGAACAAGAAGAATACAAGAAAGAAGGCATTGACTGGGCCTTCATTGATTTCGGTATGGATTTGTTGGCCTGTATCGATTTAATTGAAAAG cCTATGGGTATCTTGTCCATCCTTGAAGAAGAGTCTATGTTCCCCAAGGCTACTGATCAAACATTCGCCGAAAAGTTGACCAACACTCACTTGGGCAAATCTGCTCCCTTCCAGAAGCCCAAGCCTCCAAAGCCTGGTCAACAAGCTGCTCACTTCGCTATTGGCCATTATGCTGGTGTTGTATCCTATAACATCACCGGTTGGTTGGAAAAGAACAAGGATCCCTTGAACGACACTGTTGTCGATCAATTCAAGAAGTCTCAAAACAAATTGTTGATCGAAATCTTCGCTGATCACCCTGGCCAATCCGGTGGCGGTGAACAAGCTAAGGGCGGTCGTGGTAAGAAGGGTGGTGGCTTCGCTACTGTATCTTCAGCCTACAAGGAACAATTGAACAGCTTGATGACCACCTTGCGTTCAACTCAACCTCATTTCGTACGTTGCATCATTCCCAACGAAATGAAACAACCTGGTCTTGTAGATGCTCATTTGGTTATGCATCAATTGACCTGTAACGGTGTACTTGAAGGTATCCGTATTTGCCGTAAAGGTTTCCCCAACAGAATGGTATACTCTGATTTCAAGCAACG TTATATGATTTTGGCTCCAGCCATTATGGTTGCTGAAAAACAACCCAAGAATGCCGCAGCCAAGTGTTTGGAATCTGTCGGTTTGGATTCCGATATGTACCGTATTGGTCACACCAAG GTGTTCTTCCGTGCCGGTGTCTTGGGTCAAATGGAAGAATTCCGTGATGAACGTTTGGGCAAGATCATGTCCTGGATGCAAGCCTGGGCTCGCGGTTACTTGGCTCGCAAGGGCTTCAAGAAATTGCAAGAACAACGTGTTGCCCTCAAGGTTGTGCAACGCAACTTGCGCAAATACTTGCAATTGCGTACCTGGCCCTGGTACAAATTGTGGCAAAAGGTCAAGCCTTTGCTCAATGTATCCCGCGTTGAAGATGAAATTGCT CGTCTTGAAGAGAAGGCTAAGAAGGCTGAAGAAGCTCATGCTGCCGAAGTTAAGGTACGCAAGGAATTGGAAGCCCTTAATGCTAAGTTGTTAGCTGAAAAGACTGCCTTGTTGGACTCCTTGTCCGGCGAAAAGGGTGCTTTGCAAGACTACCAAGAAAGATGCTCCAAACTCCAAGCCCAAAAGAACGACCTCGAAAATCAATTGCGC GACATCCAAGAGCGCTTGACCCAAGAGGAAGATGCCCGCAACCAATTGTTCCAACAGAAAAAGAAGGGTGACCAAGAAGTCTCTGGCCTCAAAAAGGACATTGAAGACTTGGAATTGAGCGTCCAAAAGGCCGAACAAGATAAGGCTACCAAGGACCACCAAATCCGCAACTTGAACGATGAAATCGCCCACCAAGACGAACTCATCAACAAGTTGAACAAGGAGAAGAAGATGCAAGGTGAATCCAACCAGAAGACTGGTGAGGAACTCCAAGCCGCCGAAGACAAGATCAACCACTTGAACAAGGTCAAGTCCAAGTTGGAACAAACCTTGGATGAATTGGAAGACTCCTTGGAACGCGAGAAGAAATTGCGCGGTGACATCGAGAAGTCCAAGCGCAAGGTTGAAGGTGACTTGAAACTTACCCAAGAAGCCGTCTCCGATTTGGAACGCAACAAAAAGGAATTGGAACAAACCATCCAACGCAAGGACAAGGAATTGTCCTCCATCACCGCCAAATTGGAAGATGAACAAGTTGTTGTCAGCAAGCACCAACGCCAAATCAAGGAATTGCAAGCCCGCATCGAAGAATTGGAAGAAGAAGTCGAAGCCGAACGTCAAGCTCGCGCCAAGGCTGAGAAACAACGTGCTGATTTGGCTCGCGAATTGGAGGAATTGGGTGAACGTCTTGAAGAAGCCGGTGGTGCTACTTCTGCCCAAATTGAACTCAACAAGAAGCGTGAAGCCGAACTCAGCAAATTGCGTCGTGACTTGGAAGAAGCCAACATTCAACATGAATCTACCTTGGCTAACTTGCGCAAGAAGCACAACGATTCTATCGCTGAAATGGCCGAACAAGTTGATCAACTCAACAAATTGAAGGCTAA GGCTGAACACGATCGCCAGACTTGCCACAATGAGTTGAACCAAACTCGTTCTGCCTGCGATCAACTTTCTCGTGATAAG gCTGCCCAAGAAAAGATTGCCAAGCAATTGCAACACACCCTCAATGAAGTCCAATCCAAATTGGATGAAACCAACAGAACCCTCAACGACTTCGATGCCGCCAAGAAGAAGCTTTCCATTGAAAACTCCGACCTCTTGCGCCAATTGGAAGAAGCCGAATCCCAAGTTTCCCAATTGTCCAAGATCAAGATCTCCCTCACCACTCAATTGGAAGATACCAAGCGTTTGGCTGATGAAGAATCCCGCGAACGTGCCACCCTTTTGGGCAAATTCCGCAACTTGGAACACGACTTGGATAACCTCCGCGAACAAGTAGAAGAAGAAGCTGAAGGCAAGGCCGATTTGCAACGTCAACTCAGCAAGGCTAACGCTGAAGCTCAAATCTGGCGCAGCAAGTACGAATCTGATGGTGTTGCCCGCTCCGAAGAATTGGAAGAAGCCAAGAGGAAGTTGCAAGCTCGCTTGGCCGAAGCCGAGGAAACCATCGAATCCCTCAACCAAAAATGCATTGGCCTCGAGAAGACCAAGCAACGCTTGTCCACCGAAGTCGAAGATTTGCAATTGGAAGTCGACCGTGCCAACGCTATTGCCAACGCCGCCGAGAAGAAACAAAAGGCCTTCGACAAGATCATTGGCGAATGGAAACTTAAGGTTGACGATTTGGCTGCTGAACTTGATGCCTCCCAAAAGGAATGCCGCAACTACTCCACCGAATTGTTCCGTCTCAAGGGTGCCTACGAAGAAGGCCAAGAACAATTGGAAGCCGTCCGTCGTGAAAACAAGAACTTGGCTGATGAAGTCAAGGACTTGCTCGACCAAATCGGTGAAGGTGGCCGCAACATTCACGAAATCGAAAAGGCCCGCAAACGCTTGGAAGCCGAAAAGGATGAACTCCAAGCTGCCCTCGAAGAAGCTGAAGCTGCTTTGGAACAAGAAGAAAACAAGGTATTGCGCGCTCAATTGGAATTGTCCCAAGTTCGTCAAGAAATCGATCGCCGCATCCAAGAGAAGGAAGAAGAATTCGAAAACACCCGCAAGAACCACCAACGTGCTCTCGACTCCATGCAAGCCTCCCTCGAAGCCGAAGCCAAGGGTAAGGCTGAGGCCCTTCGCATGAAGAAGAAGTTGGAAGCTGACATCAACGAATTGGAAATTGCTTTGGATCACGCCAACAAG GCTAACGCCGAGGCCCAAAAGAACATCAAACGCTACCAACAACAACTCAAGGACATCCAAACCGCCCTTGAAGAAGAACAAAGAGCTCGTGATGATGCCCGCGAACAATTGGGTATCTCCGAACGTCGTGCCAACGCTCTCCAAAACGAATTGGAAGAATCCCGCACCCTCCTCGAACAAGCCGATCGCGGTCGTCGTCAAGCCGAACAAGAATTGGCCGATGCCCACGAACAACTCAACGAAGTTTCCGCCCAAAACGCCTCCATCTCCGCTGCCAAGAGGAAATTGGAATCTGAACTCCAAACACTCCACTCTGATTTGGATGAATTATTGAACGAAGCCAAGAACTCCGAAGAGAAGGCCAAGAAGGCTATGGTTGATGCTGCCCGTCTCGCCGATGAACTCCGCGCTGAACAAGACCACGCCCAAACCCAAGAAAAACTCAGAAAGGCCCTTGAACAACAAATCAAGGAATTGCAAGTCCGTTTGGATGAAGCTGAAGCCAACGCCCTCAAGGGAGGCAAGAAGGCTATCCAAAAATTGGAACAACGCTGCCGCGAATTGGAGAACGAATTGGATGGTGAACAAAGAAGACACGCCGATGCCCAAAAGAACCTCCGCAAATCCGAACGTCGCATTAAGGAATTGAGCTTCCAATCTGAAGAAGACCGCAAGAACCACGAACGTATGCAAGACTTGGTTGACAAACTCCAACAAAAGATCAAGACATACAAGAGGCAAATCGAAGAAGCCGAAGAAATCGCCGCCCTCAACTTGGCCAAATTCCGCAAAGCCCAACAAGAACTTGAAGAAGCCGAAGAACGTGCCGATATGGCTGAACAAGCCATCAGCAAATTCCGTGCCAAGGGACGTGCCGGTTCCGTTGGCCGTGGTGCCAGCCCCGCG CCCCGTGCTATGTCCGTGCGGCCACAATTGGACGGTATGGCTTTCCCACCAAGATTCGACCTTGCTCCCGAAGATTTCTAA